From one Streptomyces sp. CA-210063 genomic stretch:
- a CDS encoding PH domain-containing protein codes for MSNPDRSSSESERASAPAAPAPAKPVYKDRVYRSPAGVVGGVLLLGLFGWLGGDAVVSGDGLTPWLALASLLVAVPVVVAFSVRPAVFANDDRLRVRNPFRVIELPWASVVSLRSGYSNEVIDSGGVKYQLWAIPVSLRARKKAARHQAREAQRAAKGDGGGRTSVDARPVRAETDQVMVDLRELCEARAKAAGSQGEPSVRWAWEIVGPAVAGAVLLVILVAVG; via the coding sequence ATGAGCAACCCGGATCGATCGTCGTCCGAGTCGGAGCGCGCGTCCGCGCCCGCGGCCCCGGCGCCTGCCAAGCCCGTGTACAAGGACCGGGTGTACCGGTCGCCCGCCGGGGTGGTGGGTGGCGTGTTGTTGCTGGGGCTGTTCGGGTGGCTCGGTGGGGACGCGGTGGTGTCGGGGGACGGGCTTACGCCTTGGCTGGCGTTGGCCTCGCTGTTGGTGGCGGTGCCGGTTGTCGTCGCCTTTTCCGTGCGGCCGGCTGTGTTCGCCAATGATGATCGGTTGCGGGTGCGGAATCCGTTTCGGGTGATCGAGCTGCCGTGGGCGAGTGTCGTGTCGCTGCGGTCGGGTTACAGCAATGAGGTCATCGACTCGGGCGGCGTCAAGTACCAGCTCTGGGCGATTCCCGTTTCGCTGCGGGCTCGGAAGAAGGCGGCTCGGCATCAGGCCCGGGAGGCTCAGCGGGCGGCCAAGGGGGACGGCGGCGGCCGTACGTCCGTGGACGCGCGGCCCGTGCGGGCGGAGACCGATCAGGTCATGGTCGATCTGCGGGAGCTGTGCGAGGCGCGGGCCAAGGCGGCCGGGTCGCAGGGGGAGCCGAGTGTGCGGTGGGCCTGGGAGATCGTGGGGCCGGCGGTGGCCGGGGCCGTGCTGCTGGTGATCCTTGTCGCGGTGGGGTGA
- the deoC gene encoding deoxyribose-phosphate aldolase: MSTAAPHALADVTASDSTLRRFLHGLPGVDPVGLEARAASLGTRSIKTTAKAYAIDLAISMVDLTTLEGADTPGKVRSLGAKAVLPDPTDRTTPATAAVCVYPDMVPAAKAAVAGSTVKVASVATAFPAGRAPLTVKLADVREAVTAGADEIDMVIDRGAFLAGDYLKVHDEIVAVKEACGTTARLKVIFETGELSTYDNIRRASWLGMLAGADFIKTSTGKVAVNATPANTLLMLEAVRDFRAQTGVQVGVKPAGGIRTTKDAIKFLVLVNETVGEDWLDNHWFRFGASSLLNDLLMQRQKLATGRYSGPDYVTVD; encoded by the coding sequence ATGTCCACAGCTGCACCCCACGCTCTCGCCGACGTCACCGCGTCCGACAGCACGCTGCGCCGCTTCCTGCACGGCCTGCCCGGCGTCGACCCGGTCGGCCTGGAGGCGCGCGCCGCCTCCCTCGGCACCCGCTCCATCAAGACGACCGCCAAGGCGTACGCCATCGACCTGGCCATCTCCATGGTCGATCTGACGACCCTGGAAGGCGCGGACACCCCGGGCAAGGTCCGGTCCCTCGGCGCCAAGGCGGTCCTCCCCGACCCGACCGACCGGACGACCCCCGCCACGGCCGCGGTCTGTGTCTATCCCGACATGGTGCCCGCCGCGAAGGCCGCCGTCGCCGGCTCCACGGTCAAGGTCGCCTCCGTCGCCACCGCCTTCCCGGCCGGCCGCGCCCCCCTCACCGTCAAGCTGGCCGACGTCCGCGAGGCCGTCACCGCCGGCGCCGACGAGATCGACATGGTCATCGACCGGGGCGCGTTCCTCGCGGGCGACTACCTGAAGGTGCACGACGAGATCGTCGCCGTGAAGGAAGCCTGCGGGACCACGGCACGCCTGAAGGTCATCTTCGAAACGGGCGAACTGTCGACCTACGACAACATCCGCCGCGCCAGCTGGCTCGGCATGCTCGCCGGCGCCGACTTCATCAAGACGTCCACCGGCAAGGTCGCGGTGAACGCCACCCCCGCCAACACCCTCCTCATGCTGGAAGCCGTACGGGACTTCCGTGCCCAGACCGGCGTCCAGGTCGGCGTGAAGCCCGCCGGCGGCATCCGCACCACCAAGGACGCGATCAAGTTCCTCGTCCTGGTCAACGAGACCGTCGGCGAGGACTGGCTGGACAACCACTGGTTCCGCTTCGGCGCGTCCTCGCTCCTCAACGACCTGCTGATGCAGCGCCAGAAGCTGGCCACCGGCCGCTACTCCGGCCCCGACTACGTTACGGTGGACTGA
- a CDS encoding aldehyde dehydrogenase family protein — MAFEYAPAPESRAIVDIAPSYGLFIDGEFVESSGGDLNKTVSPATEEVLSEYAQGNAEDVDRAVRAARKAFEKWSALPGSERAKYLFRIARIIQERSRELAVLETLDNGKPIKETRDVDLPLVAAHFFYYAGWADKLAHAGFGADPKPLGVAGQVVPWNFPLLMLAWKIAPALATGNTVVLKPAETTPLSALFFADICRQAGLPKGVVNIVTGDGRTGAALVAHPDINKVAFTGSTAVGKEIAKTVAGTRKKLTLELGGKGANIVFDDAPIDQAVEGIVNGIFFNQGQVCCAGSRLLVQESIQDELLASLKRRLSTLRLGDPLDKNTDIGAINSEEQLTRITSLVERGESEGAERWSPACELPSSGYWFAPTLFTNVTQAHTIARDEIFGPVLSVLTFRTPDEAVAKANNTQYGLSAGIWTEKGSRILAVANKLRAGVVWSNTFNKFDPTSPFGGYKESGFGREGGRHGLEAYLDV, encoded by the coding sequence ATGGCATTCGAGTACGCTCCCGCGCCCGAGTCGCGCGCGATCGTCGACATCGCCCCGTCGTACGGCCTCTTCATCGACGGAGAGTTCGTCGAAAGCTCGGGTGGGGATCTCAACAAGACGGTCAGTCCGGCCACCGAGGAAGTGCTCTCCGAGTACGCCCAGGGCAACGCGGAGGATGTCGACCGGGCGGTCAGGGCCGCCCGGAAGGCCTTCGAGAAGTGGTCGGCGCTGCCCGGCTCCGAGCGCGCCAAGTACCTCTTCCGCATTGCCCGCATCATCCAGGAGCGCAGCCGCGAGCTTGCCGTCCTGGAGACGCTGGACAACGGCAAGCCCATCAAGGAGACGCGGGACGTCGACCTACCCCTGGTCGCCGCGCACTTCTTCTACTACGCCGGCTGGGCCGACAAGCTCGCCCACGCCGGATTCGGCGCCGATCCCAAGCCTCTCGGCGTCGCCGGCCAGGTCGTCCCCTGGAACTTCCCGCTCTTGATGCTGGCGTGGAAGATCGCCCCCGCGCTCGCCACGGGCAACACGGTCGTCCTGAAGCCCGCGGAGACCACTCCCCTCTCGGCGTTGTTCTTCGCGGACATCTGCCGCCAGGCCGGCCTCCCCAAGGGCGTCGTCAACATCGTGACCGGCGACGGCCGGACCGGCGCCGCCCTCGTCGCACACCCCGACATCAACAAGGTCGCCTTCACCGGCTCCACGGCCGTCGGCAAGGAGATCGCGAAGACGGTCGCGGGCACCCGCAAGAAGCTCACCCTCGAACTCGGCGGCAAGGGCGCGAACATCGTCTTCGACGACGCCCCGATCGACCAGGCCGTCGAGGGCATCGTGAACGGCATCTTCTTCAACCAGGGCCAGGTCTGCTGCGCCGGCAGCCGCCTCCTGGTCCAGGAGTCGATCCAGGACGAACTCCTCGCCTCCCTGAAGCGCCGCCTGTCCACCCTCCGCCTCGGCGACCCGCTGGACAAGAACACGGACATCGGCGCGATCAACTCCGAGGAGCAGCTCACCCGCATCACCTCGCTCGTCGAGCGCGGCGAGTCGGAGGGCGCCGAACGCTGGTCCCCCGCCTGCGAACTCCCGTCCTCCGGCTACTGGTTCGCCCCGACGCTCTTCACGAACGTCACCCAGGCGCACACCATCGCGAGGGACGAGATCTTCGGCCCGGTCCTCTCCGTCCTCACCTTCCGCACCCCGGACGAGGCCGTCGCCAAGGCCAACAACACCCAGTACGGCCTCTCGGCGGGCATCTGGACCGAGAAGGGCTCCCGGATCCTGGCCGTCGCGAACAAGCTCCGCGCCGGCGTCGTCTGGTCCAACACGTTCAACAAGTTCGACCCGACCTCGCCGTTCGGCGGCTACAAGGAGTCGGGCTTCGGCCGCGAGGGCGGCCGCCACGGCCTGGAGGCGTACCTCGATGTCTGA
- a CDS encoding aldehyde dehydrogenase family protein, giving the protein MSDRLSVFKTYKLYVGGKFPRSESGRVYEVTDSKGKWLANAPLSSRKDARDAVVAARKAFGGWSGATAYNRGQVLYRVAEMLEGRKGQFVHEVADAEGLSKSKAAAQVEATIDRWVWYAGWTDKIAQVVGGGNPVAGPYFNLSSPEPTGVVAVLAPQESSFLGLVSVLAPVIATGNTAVVVASEKSPLPALSLGEVLATSDVPGGVVNILSGRTAEIAAPLAAHQDVNAIDLAGADDVLAKELEIAAADNLKRVLRPQPVDDWTATPGTDRMTAFLEMKTVWHPTGSLGASGSAY; this is encoded by the coding sequence ATGTCTGACCGCCTGTCTGTTTTCAAGACCTACAAGCTGTACGTCGGCGGGAAGTTCCCGCGTTCCGAGAGCGGCCGGGTGTACGAGGTGACGGACTCAAAGGGCAAGTGGCTGGCGAACGCCCCGCTCTCCTCCCGCAAGGACGCCCGTGACGCGGTCGTCGCCGCCCGCAAGGCGTTCGGCGGCTGGTCCGGCGCGACGGCGTACAACCGCGGCCAGGTCCTCTACCGCGTCGCGGAGATGCTGGAGGGCCGCAAGGGGCAGTTCGTCCACGAGGTCGCCGACGCCGAGGGCCTGTCGAAGTCGAAGGCCGCTGCCCAGGTGGAGGCGACGATCGACCGCTGGGTCTGGTACGCGGGCTGGACCGACAAGATCGCCCAGGTGGTCGGCGGCGGAAACCCGGTCGCGGGCCCGTACTTCAACCTCTCCTCCCCCGAACCGACGGGCGTGGTAGCGGTCCTGGCCCCCCAGGAGTCGTCCTTCCTGGGCCTGGTCTCGGTCCTCGCCCCGGTGATCGCCACGGGCAACACGGCGGTCGTGGTGGCGAGCGAGAAGTCCCCGCTCCCCGCACTGTCGCTGGGCGAGGTCCTGGCCACCTCCGATGTCCCCGGCGGTGTCGTCAACATCCTCTCCGGCCGTACGGCGGAGATCGCGGCCCCCCTCGCCGCCCACCAGGACGTCAACGCGATCGACCTGGCCGGCGCGGACGACGTCCTGGCGAAGGAACTGGAGATCGCCGCGGCCGACAACCTCAAGCGCGTCCTGCGTCCACAGCCTGTGGACGACTGGACGGCCACGCCCGGCACCGACCGTATGACGGCGTTCCTCGAGATGAAGACGGTGTGGCACCCGACGGGGTCGCTGGGGGCGTCCGGGTCGGCGTACTGA
- a CDS encoding uridine kinase family protein: MSSHPPIPTRVVLLSGPSGSGKSLLAARSGLPVLRLDDFYKEGDDPTLPQVEGSADIDWDHPLSWDADVAVAAIEELCRTGRTTVPTYDISLSARTGAEALRIERTPVFIAEGIFAAEIVGRCRELGVLADALCLTRGPVKTFRRRFLRDLKEGRKSVPFLLRRGWRLMRLERSIVARQTELGAHPCDRDEALGRLAAAAAGHCAKATA, from the coding sequence GTGAGTTCGCATCCCCCGATACCGACCCGGGTCGTCCTGCTGTCCGGTCCGTCCGGCTCAGGCAAGTCCCTCCTCGCCGCCCGCTCCGGCCTGCCCGTGCTGCGGCTCGACGACTTCTACAAGGAGGGCGACGACCCGACGCTGCCGCAGGTGGAGGGCAGTGCGGACATCGACTGGGACCACCCGCTGTCGTGGGACGCGGACGTCGCCGTCGCGGCGATCGAGGAACTGTGCCGCACGGGCCGTACGACGGTCCCGACGTACGACATCTCGCTCAGCGCGCGCACCGGCGCGGAGGCCCTGCGTATCGAGCGGACCCCGGTGTTCATCGCCGAAGGCATCTTCGCCGCCGAGATCGTCGGCCGCTGCCGTGAACTCGGTGTCCTCGCGGACGCCCTGTGCCTGACGCGCGGGCCGGTGAAGACCTTCCGCCGCCGCTTCCTGCGTGACTTGAAGGAGGGCCGCAAGTCGGTGCCGTTCCTGCTGCGGCGCGGCTGGCGGCTGATGCGTCTGGAGCGCTCGATCGTGGCCCGCCAGACGGAGTTGGGCGCCCACCCCTGCGACAGGGACGAGGCGCTGGGGCGTCTCGCGGCGGCGGCCGCGGGCCACTGCGCGAAGGCGACGGCCTGA
- a CDS encoding SigE family RNA polymerase sigma factor, with product MNTLHSTSTSAVVTRLHDVIRNTEKSGAVSGRGCARGTGRQHTTYMSVVDAHVGGSNTGVTGVTHGGTGTAYGEGTGERRSVSEAEFTAYVQERRASLYATAYHLTGDRFEAEDLLQSALFSTYRAWDRISDKAAVGGYLRRTMTNLHISAWRRRKLNEYPTEELPETAGDTDAMRGTELRAVLWQALARLPELQRTMLVLRYYEGRTDPEIADILDISVGTVKSSIWRSLRRLREDEVLSFGRDEEESFGELVA from the coding sequence ATGAACACGCTGCACAGCACCAGCACTAGCGCAGTTGTCACGCGGCTCCACGACGTCATCCGGAACACGGAGAAGTCCGGTGCCGTGAGCGGGCGGGGGTGCGCTCGCGGCACCGGGCGTCAGCACACCACGTACATGTCGGTGGTTGACGCGCATGTGGGGGGAAGCAACACGGGGGTCACGGGGGTCACCCACGGGGGAACGGGGACCGCGTACGGGGAGGGCACGGGGGAACGCCGGTCTGTGTCGGAGGCGGAGTTCACCGCCTACGTCCAGGAGCGTCGTGCCTCCCTGTACGCAACCGCCTACCACCTGACCGGAGACCGCTTCGAGGCCGAGGACCTGCTGCAGAGCGCGCTGTTCTCGACCTACCGGGCGTGGGACCGGATCAGTGACAAGGCCGCGGTCGGGGGCTACCTCCGCCGCACCATGACCAACCTGCACATCAGCGCGTGGCGTCGCCGCAAGCTGAACGAGTACCCGACCGAGGAACTGCCGGAGACCGCCGGTGACACGGACGCGATGCGCGGCACCGAACTGCGCGCCGTCCTGTGGCAGGCGCTCGCCCGGCTCCCCGAACTCCAGCGCACGATGCTGGTCCTCCGTTACTACGAGGGCCGCACCGACCCGGAGATCGCGGACATCCTCGACATCAGTGTCGGCACGGTGAAGTCCAGCATCTGGCGGTCGCTCCGCCGGCTGCGCGAGGACGAGGTCCTCAGCTTCGGCCGTGACGAGGAGGAGTCCTTCGGGGAGCTTGTCGCCTGA
- the afsQ1 gene encoding two-component system response regulator AfsQ1, which yields MPSLLLIEDDDAIRTALELSLTRQGHRVATAATGEDGLKLLREQRPDLIVLDVMLPGIDGFEVCRRIRRTDQLPIILLTARSDDIDVVVGLESGADDYVVKPVQGRVLDARIRAVLRRGEREANDAATFGSLVIDRAAMTVTKNGEDLQLTPTELRLLLELSRRPGQALSRQQLLRLVWEHDYLGDSRLVDACVQRLRAKVEDVPSSPTLIRTVRGVGYRLDTPQ from the coding sequence GTGCCTTCCCTGTTGCTGATCGAGGACGACGACGCCATCCGCACGGCCCTGGAGCTCTCACTGACGCGCCAGGGGCACCGTGTCGCCACCGCCGCCACCGGCGAGGATGGTCTCAAGCTGCTGCGCGAACAGCGGCCGGATCTGATCGTTTTGGACGTGATGCTGCCTGGCATCGACGGCTTCGAGGTGTGCCGGCGCATCCGGCGCACCGACCAGCTGCCGATCATCCTGCTCACCGCGCGCAGCGACGACATCGACGTCGTGGTGGGCCTGGAGTCCGGTGCGGACGACTACGTGGTCAAGCCCGTGCAGGGGCGCGTCCTGGACGCCCGTATCCGCGCCGTGCTGCGGCGCGGTGAGCGTGAGGCCAACGACGCGGCGACCTTCGGCAGCCTGGTGATCGACCGCGCGGCGATGACCGTGACGAAGAACGGCGAGGACCTCCAGCTGACGCCCACCGAGCTGCGGCTGCTCCTGGAGCTGAGCCGCCGCCCCGGACAGGCCCTGTCCCGGCAGCAGTTGCTGCGTCTGGTGTGGGAGCACGACTACCTGGGCGACTCCCGCCTGGTGGACGCGTGTGTGCAGCGGCTGCGCGCCAAGGTCGAGGACGTACCGTCGTCGCCGACCCTGATCCGTACGGTGCGTGGTGTCGGCTACCGGCTGGACACTCCTCAGTGA
- a CDS encoding sensor histidine kinase, which produces MQSRIRFTSLRLRLVVVFGLVALTAAVSASGIAYWLNREAVQTRAQDAALNDFEREMQSHVSTLRPNPTQDQLRIAARKMAEGGERSSVLLVAEGADGEAVSGASTDNALDGFSLEDVPASLQKAVNKRQKLTSGNRHAYHVYWQRVIDGDTPYLVGGAKMIGGGPTGYIRKSLAEEAKDLNSLAWSLGIATGLSLIGSALLAQAAATTVLKPVQRLGVAARRLGEGKLDTRLRVSGTDELADLSRTFNLAAESLEKRVDDMSAREEASRRFVADMSHELRTPLTAITAVTEVLEEELDADTGSLDPMIEPAVRLVVSETRRLNDLVENLMEVTRFDAGTARLVLDDVDIADQITACIDARAWLDAVELEAERGMMANLDPRRLDVIMANLIGNALKHGGSPVRVSVREESNDLLIEVRDHGPGIPEDVLPHVFDRFYKASASRPRSEGSGLGLSIALENAHIHGGEITAANSPKGGAVFTLRLPRDAASLIAEERDDDQGDDGPAGIEGDGQ; this is translated from the coding sequence GTGCAGTCCCGGATCCGTTTCACCAGCCTGCGGCTGCGTCTGGTGGTCGTCTTCGGCCTGGTGGCGCTCACCGCGGCCGTGTCGGCGTCCGGTATCGCGTACTGGCTCAACCGCGAGGCCGTGCAGACGCGCGCGCAGGACGCGGCGCTCAACGACTTCGAGCGGGAGATGCAGAGCCATGTGAGCACGCTGCGCCCGAACCCGACGCAGGATCAACTGCGCATAGCCGCGCGGAAGATGGCGGAGGGCGGCGAGCGTTCCAGCGTGCTGCTCGTCGCCGAGGGCGCCGACGGCGAGGCGGTGTCCGGTGCCTCGACCGACAACGCGCTGGACGGCTTCTCGCTGGAGGACGTGCCCGCTTCCCTGCAGAAGGCCGTGAACAAGCGGCAGAAGCTCACCTCGGGCAACCGGCACGCGTACCACGTGTACTGGCAGCGGGTCATCGACGGCGACACCCCGTATCTGGTGGGCGGCGCCAAGATGATCGGCGGCGGGCCGACCGGCTACATCCGCAAGTCCCTCGCGGAGGAGGCGAAGGACCTCAACTCGCTGGCCTGGTCGCTCGGTATCGCGACGGGTCTGTCGCTCATCGGCTCGGCCCTGCTCGCGCAGGCCGCCGCGACGACCGTGCTGAAGCCGGTGCAGCGCCTCGGTGTCGCCGCCCGGCGCCTCGGCGAGGGCAAGCTCGACACCCGGCTGCGGGTCTCCGGCACGGACGAACTGGCCGATCTCTCCCGGACGTTCAACCTCGCGGCGGAGTCCCTGGAGAAGAGGGTCGACGACATGAGCGCCCGCGAGGAGGCGTCCCGCCGCTTCGTCGCCGACATGTCCCATGAACTCCGTACGCCGCTGACGGCGATCACCGCTGTCACGGAGGTGCTGGAGGAGGAGCTGGACGCCGACACGGGCAGCCTCGATCCCATGATCGAACCGGCCGTACGGCTCGTCGTCAGCGAGACCCGGCGCCTCAACGACCTGGTCGAGAACCTGATGGAGGTCACCCGCTTCGACGCGGGCACGGCCCGCCTCGTCCTCGACGACGTGGACATAGCCGACCAGATCACCGCCTGCATCGACGCCCGCGCCTGGCTGGACGCGGTGGAGCTGGAAGCCGAGCGCGGCATGATGGCCAACCTCGACCCGCGCCGCCTGGACGTGATCATGGCGAACCTGATCGGCAACGCGCTCAAGCACGGCGGTTCGCCGGTGCGTGTCTCGGTGCGGGAGGAGAGCAACGACCTGCTGATCGAGGTGCGGGACCACGGCCCCGGCATCCCCGAGGACGTCCTCCCACACGTCTTCGACCGCTTCTACAAGGCGAGCGCCTCCCGCCCGCGCTCCGAGGGCAGCGGCCTCGGCCTGTCCATCGCCCTGGAGAACGCCCACATCCACGGCGGCGAGATCACCGCCGCCAACTCCCCGAAGGGCGGCGCGGTCTTCACCCTCCGTCTGCCCCGTGACGCCGCCTCACTGATCGCGGAGGAACGGGACGACGACCAGGGCGACGACGGCCCGGCGGGCATCGAAGGGGACGGGCAGTGA
- a CDS encoding VanZ family protein yields the protein MQPQGTNGGSAGIRVRAAGGVLLAAHLAVVAWITLRPLDVTWMSPANLRPFAGIRADVALGWPEAARRIGEGLALLAPLGVLLPMTHGRLAVSPLASLARSVAAGALLSLAIELLQTGVPGQVVDIDSILLNTVGVGLAHLAVVPVVRSALRRRAETRVRAASLRREETSQGRTPTIPRVGMAP from the coding sequence GTGCAGCCTCAAGGTACGAACGGCGGTAGCGCCGGGATCCGTGTCCGTGCGGCGGGGGGTGTCCTCCTCGCCGCACATCTCGCGGTCGTTGCCTGGATCACGCTGCGTCCACTGGACGTCACCTGGATGAGTCCCGCGAATCTGCGGCCCTTCGCGGGCATCAGAGCCGATGTGGCCCTCGGCTGGCCGGAGGCGGCCCGCCGGATCGGCGAGGGCCTCGCGCTGCTCGCCCCGCTGGGCGTCCTGCTGCCGATGACGCACGGCAGACTCGCCGTGTCGCCACTCGCCTCGCTGGCCCGGTCGGTCGCGGCCGGGGCGCTGCTGTCGCTGGCCATCGAACTGTTGCAGACCGGCGTGCCCGGTCAGGTCGTCGACATCGACTCGATCCTGCTGAACACGGTCGGCGTGGGCCTCGCCCATCTCGCGGTCGTACCGGTGGTCAGGTCGGCGCTCCGGCGCCGGGCCGAGACCCGGGTCCGGGCGGCCAGCCTGCGCCGTGAGGAGACGTCTCAGGGTCGGACCCCGACGATTCCCAGGGTCGGAATGGCTCCATAG
- a CDS encoding PspC domain-containing protein, translating to MSRLARPTEGRMIGGVCAALARRFGTSATTMRVIFLVSCLLPGPQFLLYIALWILFPSEEKARTAW from the coding sequence ATGAGCCGCCTTGCCCGCCCCACCGAAGGCCGGATGATCGGCGGAGTGTGCGCTGCGCTGGCACGGCGCTTCGGCACCTCCGCGACCACGATGCGCGTGATCTTCCTGGTGTCGTGTCTGCTTCCGGGCCCGCAGTTCCTGCTCTACATAGCCCTGTGGATCCTGTTCCCCTCGGAGGAGAAGGCTCGCACGGCCTGGTGA